In a genomic window of Siniperca chuatsi isolate FFG_IHB_CAS linkage group LG1, ASM2008510v1, whole genome shotgun sequence:
- the immp1l gene encoding mitochondrial inner membrane protease subunit 1: MFRGVLGKTLGFVGYTVQYGCIAHCAFEYIGEVVVCSGPSMEPTIVNHDIVFSERMSRQLCKIQKGDIVIVKSPFDPNMNICKRVIGLEGDKVCTSSPSDLFKTHTYVPKGHVWLEGDNLRNSTDSRSYGPVPYALIRGRVCLKLWPPHSFGTLSESPTRRIIKTQSDSD; encoded by the exons ATGTTCCGCGGTGTGCTGGGGAAGACCTTGGGTTTTGTGGGCTACACAGTCCAGTATGGCTGCATTGCACATTGTGCCTTCGAATACATTGGAGAAGTTGTTGTG TGTTCTGGTCCATCCATGGAGCCCACCATTGTCAACCATGATATTGTCTTCTCTGAACGGATGAGTCGTCAGCTTTGCAAAATACAAAA ggGTGATATAGTAATTGTAAAGAGTCCATTTGACCCAAATATGAACATTTGTAAAAGGGTAATTGGATTGGAGGGTGACAAGGTCTGCACAAGTTCCCCATCAGATCTGTTCAAGACCCACACATAT GTTCCAAAAGGCCATGTATGGCTAGAAGGGGATAACCTTAGGAATTCCACTGACTCAAGGAGCTATGGCCCAGTTCCCTATGCCCTCATCCGAGGGCGTGTTTGCTTAAAG CTCTGGCCGCCGCATAGTTTTGGGACCCTCAGTGAAAGCCCAACCAGACGGATCATTAAAACGCAGAGTGACTCAGATTAA